A single genomic interval of Kogia breviceps isolate mKogBre1 chromosome 6, mKogBre1 haplotype 1, whole genome shotgun sequence harbors:
- the GRK4 gene encoding G protein-coupled receptor kinase 4 isoform X1, with product MELENLLANSMLLKARQGGYGKKCGRSKKWREMLKLPPVSQCSKLRHSIEKEYSSLCDKQPIGRLLFRQFCNTKQHLKKCIEFLDAVAEYEVAADEDRRDCGLLVLDTFFIEESSATPLPEIPAHVVQECRRQLQEDPSKDVFKECTRQPVTKNTFRHYRVLGKGGFGELLTKDPKQRLGCRGEGVAEVKGHPVFRDINFKRLEAHMSDPPFRPDPQAVYCRDVLDIEQFSTVKGVHLDSTDYTFYSQFVTGSVSIPWQNEMIESECFKDINESGKVALDPEEKTYQPAPGQKRGFLHRLFTRGVKLSLFSFLFSVPVM from the exons GAGGATATGGCAAAAAATGCGGTCGTAGTAAGAAATGGAGGGAGATGCTGAAGCTGCCCCCGGTCAGCCAGTGCAGCAAGCTTCGACATTCGATTG AGAAGGAGTATAGCAGTCTTTGTGACAAGCAGCCAATTGGAAGACTTCTCTTCAGGCAGTTCTGTAATACAAAGCAACATCTAAAAAAGTGCATTGAATTCCTGGATGCAGTG GCGGAATATGAAGTGGCTGCTGATGAGGACAGAAGAGATTGTGGGCTCCTGGTCTTAGACACATTCTTCATTGAGGAG AGTTCGGCAACCCCTCTACCAGAAATCCCGGCCCACGTCGTGCAGGAGTGCAGACGACAGCTGCAGGAGGACCCTTCCAAAGACGTCTTCAAGGAGTGCACTCG gcAACCAGTAACGAAGAACACGTTTAGACATTACAGAGTTCTAGGAAAAGGCGGATTTGGAGAG CTGCTCACCAAGGATCCCAAGCAACGCCTGGGCTGCAGGGGCGAAGGAGTGGCTGAAGTCAAGGGACACCCTGTGTTCAGGGACATTAACTTCAAGAGGCTGGAGGCCCACATGTCAGACCCCCCTTTCCGTCCTGAT CCGCAGGCGGTTTACTGCAGGGACGTCCTGGACATCGAGCAGTTCTCCACGGTGAAGGGCGTCCACCTGGACAGCACCGACTACACCTTCTACAGCCAGTTCGTCACGGGCTCTGTCTCCATCCCCTGGCAGAACGAG ATGATCGAGTCTGAATGTTTCAAGGACATCAATGAAAGCGGAAAGGTGGCATTAGATCCAGAAGAGAAGACATATCAACCAGCTCCTGGACAGAAGAGAGGCTTCTTGCACAGACTCTTCACTCGAGGG GTAAAACTTTCTTTGTTCAGCTTTCTTTTTTCAGTGCCTGTTATGTAA
- the GRK4 gene encoding G protein-coupled receptor kinase 4 isoform X2 produces the protein MDVSDYYKNALLFSNLGGYGKKCGRSKKWREMLKLPPVSQCSKLRHSIEKEYSSLCDKQPIGRLLFRQFCNTKQHLKKCIEFLDAVAEYEVAADEDRRDCGLLVLDTFFIEESSATPLPEIPAHVVQECRRQLQEDPSKDVFKECTRIVHDYLSGESFEEYQESSYFSRFLQWKWLERQPVTKNTFRHYRVLGKGGFGEVCACQVRATGKMYACKKLEKKRIKRRKGEAMALNEKRILEKVHSRFVVSLCYTYETKDYLCLVLTIMNGGDLKFHIYNLGNPGFEEQRAIFYAAELCCGLEDLQRERIVYRDLKPENILLDGHGHIRISDLGLAVEIPEGETIQGRVGTLGYMAPEVLNRERYTFSPDWWGLGCLIYEMIQGHSPFRKFKEKVNREEVERRVKKETERYSEKFSEDAKSICSLLLTKDPKQRLGCRGEGVAEVKGHPVFRDINFKRLEAHMSDPPFRPDPQAVYCRDVLDIEQFSTVKGVHLDSTDYTFYSQFVTGSVSIPWQNEMIESECFKDINESGKVALDPEEKTYQPAPGQKRGFLHRLFTRGVKLSLFSFLFSVPVM, from the exons atggatgttTCTGATTATTACAAAAATGCCTTGCTCTTTTCAAATTTAGGAGGATATGGCAAAAAATGCGGTCGTAGTAAGAAATGGAGGGAGATGCTGAAGCTGCCCCCGGTCAGCCAGTGCAGCAAGCTTCGACATTCGATTG AGAAGGAGTATAGCAGTCTTTGTGACAAGCAGCCAATTGGAAGACTTCTCTTCAGGCAGTTCTGTAATACAAAGCAACATCTAAAAAAGTGCATTGAATTCCTGGATGCAGTG GCGGAATATGAAGTGGCTGCTGATGAGGACAGAAGAGATTGTGGGCTCCTGGTCTTAGACACATTCTTCATTGAGGAG AGTTCGGCAACCCCTCTACCAGAAATCCCGGCCCACGTCGTGCAGGAGTGCAGACGACAGCTGCAGGAGGACCCTTCCAAAGACGTCTTCAAGGAGTGCACTCG AATTGTCCACGACTATTTAAGTGGGGAATCATTTGAAGAATACCAAGAAAGCTCATATTTTTCTCGATTTTTACAGTGGAAATGGCTGGAAAG gcAACCAGTAACGAAGAACACGTTTAGACATTACAGAGTTCTAGGAAAAGGCGGATTTGGAGAG GTTTGCGCCTGTCAAGTGCGAGCCACGGGAAAAATGTATGCCTGTAAAAagctagaaaagaaaagaataaagaggaggaaaggggaagcTATGGCTCTCAATGAAAAAAGAATCCTAGAAAAAGTGCACAGTAGATTTGTA GTTAGCTTATGCTACACTTACGAAACCAAAGATTACTTGTGCTTGGTGCTAACCATTATGAATGGAGGGGACTTGAAGTTTCACATTTACAACTTGGGCAACCCCGGCTTCGAAGAGCAGAGAGCTATTTTCTATGCTGCAGAGCTGTGCTGTGGCTTAGAGGATTTGCAGAGGGAAAGAATTGTGTACAG AGACTTAAAGCCTGAGAACATTCTCCTCGATGGTCATG GACACATCCGGATTTCAGATCTCGGGTTAGCCGTGGAGATCCCGGAAGGGGAGACCATCCAAGGAAGAGTCGGAACGCTCGGCTACATGG CTCCCGAAGTTCTCAATCGTGAAAGGTATACATTCAGTCCCGACTGGTGGGGACTTGGCTGTCTGATATACGAAATGATTCAGGGACATTCTCCGTTCAGAAAATTCAAAGAGAAGGTTAATAGGGAGGAGGTGGAGCGGAGAGTGAAGAAGGAGACAGAGCGGTACTCCGAGAAGTTCTCCGAGGACGCCAAGTCCATCTGCAGCCTG CTGCTCACCAAGGATCCCAAGCAACGCCTGGGCTGCAGGGGCGAAGGAGTGGCTGAAGTCAAGGGACACCCTGTGTTCAGGGACATTAACTTCAAGAGGCTGGAGGCCCACATGTCAGACCCCCCTTTCCGTCCTGAT CCGCAGGCGGTTTACTGCAGGGACGTCCTGGACATCGAGCAGTTCTCCACGGTGAAGGGCGTCCACCTGGACAGCACCGACTACACCTTCTACAGCCAGTTCGTCACGGGCTCTGTCTCCATCCCCTGGCAGAACGAG ATGATCGAGTCTGAATGTTTCAAGGACATCAATGAAAGCGGAAAGGTGGCATTAGATCCAGAAGAGAAGACATATCAACCAGCTCCTGGACAGAAGAGAGGCTTCTTGCACAGACTCTTCACTCGAGGG GTAAAACTTTCTTTGTTCAGCTTTCTTTTTTCAGTGCCTGTTATGTAA